The Drosophila biarmipes strain raj3 chromosome 2L, RU_DBia_V1.1, whole genome shotgun sequence genome has a window encoding:
- the LOC108034351 gene encoding uncharacterized protein LOC108034351, translating to MELRSRTTKNLVDFLKSAGVYEAGMEIEEMRQLASAMEQSASCKPDDLDLERALQESELEFLSSQPSGLHNSTMIISPQLPRRDPPDLDSPPSQPIRMTIRACVHHPMDWSPPDGRRVPERKRAAGGDDNQITDPTGKRIRPPVVSRAQDLEDQLQPDNPDATPVSLGMEGDSGVNWEEISLSSASDNSSFPSIGEMPDRHLISTSSVAVSDFSDIHEQSQD from the exons ATGGAACTGCGCAGCCGAACCACCAAGAACCTTGTGGACTTCCTCAAAA GCGCCGGCGTCTATGAGGCAGGTATGGAAATCGAGGAAATGCGCCAGTTGGCGAGTGCTATGGAGCAGTCGGCCAGCTGCAAGCCGGACGACCTGGACTTGGAAAGGGCCCTGCAG GAGAGCGAGCTGGAGTTTCTGTCCTCGCAGCCGAGTGGTTTGCACAACTCTACAATGATCATATCGCCCCAATTGCCCAGGAGGGACCCCCCCGACTTGGACAGTCCGCCCAGCCAACCCATACGCATGACGATACGCGCTTGTGTTCATCACCCCATGGACTGGAGCCCCCCGGATGGAAGGCGGGTTCCAGAACGCAAGCGGGCTGCCGGTGGGGATGACAACCAGATCACCGACCCAACCGGCAAGCGTATAAGGCCCCCGGTTGTCAGCAGGGCACAGGATCTGGAAGACCAGCTGCAGCCCGACAATCCCGACGCCACGCCCGTTTCTCTGGGCATGGAGGGCGACTCGGGCGTTAATTGGGAGGAGATTTCTCTGTCCAGCGCCAGCGATAATAGTTCCTTTCCGTCCATTGGTGAAATGCCTGATCGCCACTtgatcagcaccagcagcgtCGCCGTCTCTGATTTCTCAGACATCCACGAGCAAAGCCAGGACTAG